A portion of the Acidihalobacter yilgarnensis genome contains these proteins:
- the trxA gene encoding thioredoxin, translating into MSDSPYVFDVTAADFAERVLQRSQQVPVLVDFWADWCGPCRMLAPVLDNLANAYGGKLLVAKVNSDVEQALANQYGVRSLPTVKLFVGGAVVDEFMGVQPESAIRELLERHIPRESDALREQARTQADAGDVDAALALLRRAREDDPDNHRVDLDLADLLIRQGQTAEAEQQLRALPAKYAEDADVKRLLATCQLAAQQADAPPLDELRARVTAQPDDLDTREQLAAACILAGEYEAGMDEYLDIMRRDRQHNDEAGRRGLLAAFELLGNDERVTPYRRKMFNLMH; encoded by the coding sequence ATGAGCGATTCACCCTATGTCTTCGACGTCACCGCCGCCGACTTCGCCGAGCGCGTCCTGCAACGCTCGCAGCAGGTGCCTGTGCTCGTCGACTTCTGGGCGGACTGGTGCGGCCCCTGTCGCATGCTCGCGCCAGTGCTCGACAATCTCGCCAATGCCTACGGCGGCAAGCTACTGGTCGCCAAGGTCAACAGCGATGTCGAGCAGGCGCTGGCCAACCAGTACGGCGTCCGCAGCCTGCCCACCGTGAAGCTGTTCGTGGGCGGCGCCGTGGTGGATGAATTCATGGGCGTACAGCCCGAGTCGGCGATCCGAGAACTGCTCGAACGGCATATCCCGCGCGAATCCGACGCTCTGCGCGAGCAGGCCCGCACGCAGGCCGACGCCGGCGATGTCGATGCGGCCCTGGCCCTGCTGCGTCGTGCGCGCGAGGATGATCCCGACAACCACCGCGTCGACCTCGATCTGGCCGATCTACTGATCCGCCAGGGCCAGACGGCCGAGGCCGAGCAGCAACTACGCGCCCTGCCCGCCAAATATGCCGAGGACGCCGACGTCAAGCGCCTGCTCGCCACCTGCCAGCTCGCCGCGCAACAGGCCGACGCCCCGCCGCTCGACGAACTGCGCGCACGCGTCACGGCGCAGCCGGACGATCTCGACACCCGCGAACAGCTCGCCGCCGCCTGCATCCTCGCCGGCGAATACGAAGCAGGCATGGACGAATACCTCGACATCATGCGCCGCGACCGCCAGCACAACGACGAAGCCGGCCGACGCGGCCTGCTCGCCGCCTTCGAACTCCTCGGCAACGACGAACGCGTCACGCCCTACCGACGGAAGATGTTCAATCTGATGCACTGA
- the parE gene encoding DNA topoisomerase IV subunit B: MSGYNAADIEVLSGLDPVRKRPGMYTDTTRPNHLAQEVIDNSVDEALAGFASRIEVTLHTDGSVSVVDDGRGMPVDLHPEQGRPGVEVILSTLHAGGKFSDKTYQFSGGLHGVGVSVVNALSKRLDVWVRRNGQEHHIAFAGGERVTPLEVVGTTAKRNTGTTLRFWPDPVYFDTVKFSLARLKHVLRAKAVLCPGLEVVLLDEASGESDVWCYEDGLRDYLMETAGEYEHLPADPFVGRSEGSRETVEWALVWQPEGGEGIAESYVNLIPTAQGGTHVNGLRTGLTEAVRDFCEFRNLLPRGVKLAPEDVWDRVSYVLSLKLADPQFAGQTKERLGSREAAAFVSGVVKDAFSLWLNRHVAEGERLAELVINAANRRMRAGKKVVRKKVTSGPALPGKLADCSAQDLARTELFLVEGDSAGGSAKQARNREFQAILPLRGKILNTWEVESAQVLGSQEVHDIAVALGIEPGAAEIDGLRYGKVCILADADSDGAHIATLLCALFVRHFRPLVARGHVFVAMPPLYRVDLGKEVYYALDESEREGVLDRLRAEGRRGTPQVTRFKGLGEMNPLQLRETTMAPDTRRLVQLTLDDTTETDSLLDLLLAKRRASDRRGWLERKGNLAEI; the protein is encoded by the coding sequence ATGAGCGGTTATAACGCGGCGGATATCGAGGTACTGAGCGGTCTTGACCCGGTGCGCAAGCGCCCGGGCATGTATACCGATACCACGCGCCCGAATCACCTCGCCCAGGAGGTCATCGACAACAGTGTCGACGAGGCGCTGGCGGGTTTTGCCAGCCGGATCGAGGTGACCCTGCATACCGATGGCTCGGTGTCGGTGGTCGACGACGGGCGCGGGATGCCGGTCGACCTGCACCCCGAACAAGGCCGCCCAGGCGTCGAGGTGATCCTCTCGACCTTGCATGCGGGCGGCAAGTTTTCCGACAAGACCTATCAGTTTTCCGGTGGCTTGCATGGCGTCGGCGTGTCCGTGGTCAACGCGCTGTCGAAGCGTCTCGACGTGTGGGTGCGCCGCAATGGCCAGGAGCATCACATCGCCTTCGCCGGTGGCGAACGGGTCACGCCGCTGGAGGTGGTTGGCACCACGGCCAAGCGCAATACCGGTACGACGCTGCGTTTCTGGCCGGACCCAGTCTATTTCGACACGGTGAAATTCAGCCTGGCGCGGCTCAAGCATGTATTGCGGGCCAAAGCCGTGCTGTGTCCCGGCCTTGAAGTCGTGCTGCTCGACGAGGCCAGCGGGGAGTCGGATGTCTGGTGCTATGAGGATGGCCTGCGCGATTATTTGATGGAAACGGCCGGCGAATACGAGCACCTGCCGGCCGACCCCTTTGTAGGGCGCTCCGAAGGCAGCCGCGAGACCGTCGAATGGGCGTTGGTGTGGCAGCCGGAGGGTGGGGAGGGCATCGCGGAAAGTTACGTGAACCTGATCCCCACCGCGCAGGGCGGCACCCACGTCAATGGCCTGCGTACCGGCCTGACCGAGGCGGTGAGAGATTTCTGCGAGTTCCGCAACCTGCTCCCGCGTGGTGTCAAGCTGGCGCCGGAGGATGTGTGGGATCGGGTGAGTTATGTGCTCTCGCTCAAGCTGGCCGATCCGCAGTTCGCCGGCCAAACCAAGGAGCGACTCGGCTCGCGAGAGGCCGCGGCCTTTGTTTCCGGGGTGGTCAAGGATGCATTCAGCCTGTGGCTTAACCGTCACGTGGCCGAAGGCGAACGTCTGGCCGAACTGGTTATCAACGCCGCCAACCGGCGCATGCGCGCGGGCAAGAAGGTGGTGCGCAAGAAGGTCACCTCGGGGCCGGCGCTACCCGGCAAACTGGCCGATTGCAGTGCCCAGGATCTGGCGCGCACCGAGCTTTTTTTGGTCGAGGGCGATTCCGCAGGCGGGTCGGCCAAGCAGGCGCGCAACCGCGAATTCCAGGCCATTTTGCCGCTGCGTGGCAAGATTCTGAATACCTGGGAGGTGGAGTCCGCTCAGGTACTCGGCTCGCAGGAAGTTCACGATATCGCCGTGGCCCTGGGCATTGAGCCGGGCGCTGCGGAGATCGATGGATTGCGTTACGGCAAGGTGTGCATTCTCGCCGACGCAGATTCCGACGGCGCGCATATTGCGACGCTGCTTTGTGCCCTGTTCGTGCGCCACTTCCGGCCGTTGGTGGCACGCGGGCACGTGTTTGTCGCCATGCCACCGCTCTATCGTGTGGACCTCGGCAAGGAGGTCTACTATGCGCTGGACGAATCCGAGCGTGAGGGCGTGCTCGACCGTCTGCGAGCCGAAGGCCGGCGGGGTACGCCGCAAGTCACCCGTTTCAAGGGCCTCGGCGAGATGAACCCACTGCAGCTGCGCGAGACGACCATGGCGCCGGACACGCGTCGGCTGGTGCAACTCACGCTCGACGACACCACCGAGACGGACAGCCTGCTCGACCTGCTGCTGGCCAAGCGCCGCGCCAGTGATCGGCGCGGATGGCTGGAGCGCAAGGGCAATCTGGCGGAGATCTGA
- a CDS encoding ferritin-like domain-containing protein, which produces MEPDPQRKCAATAQLWVDWQAGRLRPEADAPPVARVAVAGRPARPELVPPREVPRRGLGSAAGRVALIHAVAHIEFNAVNLALDAVYRFREMPEAFAGDWLRIAAEEARHFGLVSDRLAELGRAYGDFPAHNGLWEMACKTDHDVLLRMALVPRVLEARGLDVTPGMIERLSAAGDRETVAVLEVILREEIGHVAAGSHWYAYLCRARGLEPEATFRELVKTHAPGYVQGPLHAAGRLAAGFSEMELAGLEALRHPQE; this is translated from the coding sequence ATGGAGCCTGATCCCCAACGCAAGTGCGCGGCAACCGCGCAGCTCTGGGTCGATTGGCAGGCGGGTCGATTGAGGCCGGAAGCCGACGCGCCGCCGGTTGCGCGCGTTGCGGTGGCGGGTCGCCCCGCGCGGCCGGAGCTGGTGCCGCCGCGCGAGGTGCCACGTCGGGGATTGGGCTCGGCAGCGGGTCGTGTGGCATTGATCCACGCGGTGGCCCACATCGAGTTCAATGCGGTGAATCTGGCACTGGACGCGGTCTACCGCTTTCGCGAGATGCCGGAGGCCTTCGCCGGCGATTGGTTGCGCATTGCCGCCGAGGAGGCCCGGCATTTTGGCCTGGTGAGCGATCGTCTGGCCGAGCTGGGTCGGGCGTATGGCGATTTTCCGGCACATAACGGTCTCTGGGAAATGGCTTGCAAGACCGATCACGACGTGTTGTTGCGCATGGCGCTGGTACCACGCGTGCTGGAGGCGCGCGGACTGGACGTGACCCCGGGCATGATCGAGCGCCTGAGCGCGGCAGGCGATAGGGAGACGGTGGCCGTGCTTGAGGTCATCCTGCGCGAGGAGATCGGCCATGTGGCCGCGGGCTCTCACTGGTACGCTTATCTGTGTCGCGCGCGGGGCCTGGAGCCGGAGGCCACCTTTCGCGAGCTGGTGAAGACGCATGCGCCCGGCTATGTGCAGGGGCCGTTACACGCAGCGGGACGGTTGGCAGCGGGTTTCAGCGAAATGGAGCTGGCGGGGCTGGAGGCTCTGCGGCACCCTCAGGAATAA
- a CDS encoding HAD family hydrolase yields MSTPLFTQTIVAMVWDFDKTLIPGYMQAPLFRHYGVDEKAFWGEVNALEAQYRARGCEQVASEMAYLNHVLAYVRRGTFKGLSNTLLESLGRELAFYPGLPDFFAELRAMVAADPAFAHHDITLEHYVVSTGFTRTIRGSALASELDGVWGCEFVEDLDGEGDEIAQIGYVLDNTTKTRAVFEINKGVNKHPDQISVNANLAEGERRIPFQNIVYVADGPSDVPVFSVVKRSGGRTYGVYNPGHDNEFRQINELQRQGRVQSFGPADYRPGSQTHMWLSNAVREIAERIVRDREAALGARVGQPPRHLND; encoded by the coding sequence ATGAGCACGCCCTTGTTCACCCAGACCATCGTCGCCATGGTTTGGGACTTCGACAAGACGCTGATCCCGGGCTACATGCAGGCGCCGCTGTTCCGACACTACGGCGTGGACGAGAAGGCTTTCTGGGGCGAGGTCAACGCGCTGGAGGCGCAGTATCGCGCCCGTGGCTGCGAACAGGTGGCGAGCGAGATGGCGTACCTGAACCACGTGCTGGCCTACGTGCGTCGCGGAACCTTCAAGGGACTGAGCAACACACTGCTCGAATCGCTAGGGCGGGAGCTGGCGTTCTATCCGGGCTTGCCCGATTTCTTCGCCGAATTGCGCGCGATGGTGGCCGCCGATCCGGCCTTCGCGCATCACGACATCACCCTGGAGCACTACGTGGTCAGCACCGGCTTCACACGCACCATTCGTGGTAGCGCGCTGGCCTCGGAGCTGGATGGTGTGTGGGGTTGCGAGTTCGTCGAGGACCTGGACGGCGAGGGCGATGAGATCGCCCAGATCGGCTACGTGCTGGATAACACGACCAAGACCCGCGCGGTGTTCGAGATCAACAAGGGTGTGAACAAGCATCCCGATCAGATCAGCGTGAACGCCAATCTGGCCGAGGGCGAGCGTCGCATTCCGTTCCAGAATATCGTGTATGTCGCCGACGGTCCGTCGGACGTGCCCGTGTTCTCCGTGGTCAAGCGCAGCGGCGGGCGCACCTACGGCGTATATAACCCCGGCCACGACAATGAGTTCCGGCAGATCAACGAGCTGCAGCGCCAGGGGCGCGTGCAGTCCTTCGGCCCGGCCGATTACCGGCCCGGTTCGCAGACCCATATGTGGCTGAGCAACGCGGTGCGCGAGATCGCCGAGCGTATCGTGCGCGACCGCGAGGCCGCCCTTGGCGCCCGCGTCGGCCAGCCTCCCCGTCACCTCAACGACTGA